From Persicobacter psychrovividus, the proteins below share one genomic window:
- a CDS encoding malectin domain-containing carbohydrate-binding protein, giving the protein MSANKLLFLLTLLCFQTSLTFAQEQIEIGDSQWRLWPDKTAAWENDDLFLPNTFNIDELPVNAPTCGWAALNQQKEAVEVSLPTTVEQHFWGTNGLKAYEDAYGFETEDKQVKDGRYLGVSWWSKSVFIPKSAKGKKLILNIRGARLRAEVYLNHQLVGYNIISETSFQCDLSKAFIAGQNNELDIRITNPGGQMDWIDPIFLQWGKYSFHRSHGFGGIDRGMSIEVQDKNIQMQDLYVLNTSDLDQVDVYAVLHNDTDKAIKGAIEYTVFDQDGKAVKAFKSDKITIDPQQTTTIKEACQLEGAKMWTLEDPNLYQVKAQFKAKKSKLAYRTQTFGFRWFNAEGIGKDAYLSLNHQRIRLLSAISWGYWGLNGLFPSHELAKKEVMAAKNLGMNCLHFHRNIGRKEVFDLQDSLGLLRMMEPGGGRTALQNDYKLDWEGVIPASHAIDVWGKDGEAETFAQKYMEAKIIQMIRDARSHPSLVAYNLQNEVTFDLANPRIWHVLRRMQQEDPSRVITLKSGVNPEGQVTFLPYTEAPIYDKGDGFGGWIDEHTVGGPGVWKDELYKSDKEFTHRTEIKDQIVVWGEMLGAATPDNAKMMIEYINAHGGKSYDLIDQQEMNKAYGDFIKKWGFEGAYADAGELFKAIGRKSYEFWGKVIETAKLSDENDGFIMNGWESTAIENHSGLVDNQRRHKSDPALVANRVQALRSTIRLNHQAVQAGEQFLADLYLVNESHQAHAKQAKLVLRKSNKVVWSKDFSVPTFKKNKFVYPIAKQVALPATLAEGKYELSLEISGLPTTAVANEKLTVLDSKINFNPEHYRVGIVGNNPSLKAYIHDQFGMDAEYYQPKNQYDLLILSDEILIGGEARGVKVPTPIEGTGDDYLYQTEVYGDTLDMTFTVEGLANGQAEVTLKYAEVYCNAPKTRMFDVALNGKVVEHDFDLFTEGGFAQAIDREYKANIVDGKLVINIPRISCNMAKMCAFKVVDANGKTQAFNLGGEAYTDVKGLKWQQYVEQTAFVPSLDFSVEGVEHSIDIPSLFAKIKAGTQMLMMPLNAGAVVTYGQILEDEQALTFDGQVGNALQAWMGSWIFTKSSDLFKDLPQNTAFAGDYQIGAVDANGMIISGKNIAVDAGYARDHNRNIGAASFSVKVGDGTIVVHNFYGLGNIAKPEDERISKAFAKQILVNALNLLYKNYPKTISEISQD; this is encoded by the coding sequence ATGAGCGCAAATAAATTACTTTTTTTACTGACGTTGTTGTGTTTCCAAACCTCACTCACCTTTGCCCAGGAGCAAATCGAGATCGGGGACAGTCAATGGCGATTGTGGCCTGATAAGACCGCAGCATGGGAAAATGATGACTTGTTTTTACCCAACACTTTCAACATTGATGAGCTGCCCGTAAATGCGCCAACTTGCGGTTGGGCAGCGCTGAATCAACAAAAGGAAGCAGTGGAAGTGAGTCTGCCAACAACCGTTGAACAGCATTTCTGGGGGACCAATGGGCTCAAAGCCTACGAGGATGCCTATGGTTTTGAGACCGAAGACAAGCAGGTAAAAGACGGTCGTTATCTGGGCGTTTCCTGGTGGTCAAAATCCGTATTTATCCCTAAAAGTGCCAAAGGCAAAAAACTGATCCTGAATATCCGTGGTGCCCGTTTGCGTGCTGAAGTATATTTAAATCATCAGTTGGTGGGATATAATATCATCAGTGAGACTTCCTTTCAGTGTGATTTGAGCAAAGCATTTATCGCCGGACAAAATAATGAATTGGACATTCGGATCACCAACCCTGGTGGTCAGATGGATTGGATCGACCCAATCTTCTTGCAGTGGGGGAAATATTCTTTCCACCGTTCGCATGGATTTGGAGGAATTGACCGGGGAATGAGCATCGAAGTGCAGGACAAAAACATCCAAATGCAGGACCTTTATGTGCTGAATACTTCCGATTTGGATCAGGTAGATGTTTATGCTGTTTTACATAATGATACGGACAAAGCGATAAAGGGAGCAATAGAATATACCGTTTTTGATCAGGACGGGAAAGCCGTAAAAGCTTTCAAGAGTGATAAAATTACCATAGATCCGCAGCAAACGACAACGATCAAAGAGGCTTGTCAATTGGAAGGAGCTAAAATGTGGACCCTTGAAGATCCCAACCTGTATCAGGTGAAAGCGCAATTCAAGGCTAAAAAATCCAAACTCGCATACCGCACACAGACATTCGGTTTCCGTTGGTTCAATGCCGAAGGAATTGGTAAAGATGCTTATTTAAGCCTGAACCATCAGCGCATTCGTTTACTGAGTGCGATTTCTTGGGGCTACTGGGGATTGAATGGGCTGTTCCCATCGCATGAGTTGGCGAAAAAGGAAGTAATGGCAGCAAAAAATTTGGGGATGAACTGTCTACATTTCCACCGAAATATTGGACGCAAAGAAGTTTTTGATTTACAGGATTCACTCGGACTGCTTCGCATGATGGAGCCCGGAGGTGGACGTACGGCTTTGCAAAATGATTATAAACTGGACTGGGAGGGCGTAATTCCTGCATCACATGCCATCGATGTTTGGGGTAAAGACGGAGAAGCGGAAACCTTTGCCCAAAAATACATGGAGGCCAAAATCATTCAGATGATCCGTGATGCAAGAAGTCATCCGTCTTTGGTTGCTTACAACCTGCAAAATGAGGTCACTTTTGATTTGGCAAATCCTCGCATCTGGCATGTATTGCGAAGAATGCAACAAGAGGATCCAAGCCGGGTGATTACCCTGAAATCGGGCGTAAACCCTGAAGGACAGGTGACCTTCTTACCTTATACTGAAGCACCGATTTATGACAAGGGAGATGGTTTTGGAGGCTGGATTGATGAGCATACGGTTGGTGGCCCTGGTGTTTGGAAAGACGAACTTTATAAGTCAGACAAAGAATTTACACACCGAACAGAAATCAAAGATCAGATCGTCGTTTGGGGTGAAATGTTGGGTGCAGCGACGCCGGACAACGCCAAGATGATGATTGAATACATCAATGCGCATGGCGGAAAAAGTTATGATTTGATTGATCAGCAGGAGATGAACAAGGCTTATGGTGACTTCATCAAAAAGTGGGGATTTGAAGGCGCTTATGCCGATGCCGGAGAATTGTTCAAAGCCATTGGTCGCAAAAGCTATGAGTTCTGGGGTAAGGTTATCGAGACGGCAAAACTGTCGGATGAGAACGATGGATTTATCATGAACGGCTGGGAAAGTACAGCGATTGAAAACCACTCTGGCTTGGTGGACAATCAGCGCCGTCATAAATCGGATCCGGCTTTGGTAGCCAATCGGGTACAGGCTTTGCGTTCGACCATCCGCCTGAATCATCAGGCAGTGCAGGCTGGTGAGCAGTTCTTGGCTGATTTGTATTTGGTCAATGAATCACATCAGGCACACGCCAAGCAGGCGAAACTTGTTTTGCGCAAATCCAACAAGGTGGTATGGAGTAAGGATTTTTCTGTACCAACCTTCAAAAAGAATAAATTTGTCTATCCGATTGCCAAGCAAGTGGCATTGCCTGCAACCTTGGCGGAAGGAAAATATGAGCTTTCACTGGAAATCAGCGGATTGCCAACAACCGCTGTTGCGAATGAAAAGCTGACGGTTCTTGACTCAAAAATTAACTTCAATCCTGAGCACTACCGGGTAGGGATTGTGGGAAATAACCCAAGTCTGAAGGCATATATCCACGATCAATTCGGAATGGATGCTGAATATTATCAGCCAAAAAATCAGTATGACCTATTGATTTTGAGTGATGAAATTTTGATCGGTGGAGAAGCAAGAGGGGTGAAAGTACCCACGCCAATCGAAGGAACAGGAGATGATTATTTGTATCAGACAGAGGTCTATGGCGACACGCTCGATATGACCTTCACCGTTGAGGGATTGGCGAATGGACAGGCTGAGGTGACGCTGAAATATGCCGAGGTATATTGTAATGCACCAAAAACAAGAATGTTTGATGTAGCATTAAACGGCAAGGTGGTCGAGCATGATTTTGATCTTTTCACCGAAGGTGGATTTGCCCAGGCAATCGACCGTGAATACAAAGCCAATATTGTTGATGGAAAATTGGTGATTAATATCCCACGCATCAGCTGTAATATGGCGAAAATGTGTGCTTTCAAAGTGGTTGATGCTAATGGAAAAACACAGGCATTCAACCTTGGAGGCGAAGCATACACGGATGTGAAAGGTTTGAAATGGCAGCAGTATGTTGAGCAGACGGCTTTTGTTCCTTCTTTGGATTTCAGTGTGGAAGGTGTTGAACATTCTATTGATATTCCTTCGCTGTTTGCCAAAATAAAAGCAGGAACGCAAATGCTGATGATGCCTCTGAATGCCGGTGCAGTAGTGACCTACGGACAAATTTTGGAAGATGAGCAGGCGTTGACGTTCGACGGTCAGGTCGGAAATGCTTTGCAGGCGTGGATGGGATCATGGATCTTCACCAAGTCATCCGACTTGTTTAAGGATTTACCACAAAACACTGCCTTTGCCGGAGACTATCAAATCGGGGCAGTAGATGCCAACGGGATGATCATCAGTGGAAAAAATATTGCCGTCGATGCAGGTTATGCCAGAGATCATAACCGAAACATTGGAGCGGCATCCTTCTCCGTAAAAGTTGGAGATGGAACCATTGTCGTTCACAATTTCTACGGTTTGGGCAATATCGCCAAGCCAGAAGATGAGCGGATCAGTAAAGCATTTGCCAAGCAAATATTAGTAAATGCACTGAATTTACTATACAAGAATTATCCTAAAACAATAAGTGAAATATCTCAAGATTAA
- a CDS encoding family 20 glycosylhydrolase: protein MKTPFLWLILIFNLSYATAFAQWQSIPSIHGVQSTGEFHWPEKPTYQSTLPFDISPLIIPVSPSAGKKPTILYTYKADIKGQGYEIEIKNATIEVYCADPSGAFYAFQSIQQLQRQPVISCGKLVDHPFYQWRGLHLDVARHFFPVSFIKEYIDLMSQYKLNKLHLHLTDDQAWRLEIKKYPLLTEKAAFRENTDQWTFFPNAVSASTPETDVYGGYYSQEDIKALVAYGLEREVEIIPEIEMPGHCASVFWAFPSFSCKGKSFEKDPYKSFEFSDPFCAGNPEVQDFIADVIEEVSALFPSKYIHIGGDETKHSSWDDCPKCQTFMHDHNINDSDDLYTYFMENAGRKVNEMGKQPLAWDEVTNGGKMKDFLITAWQDSSAVKQVIDNDYKAVICNSDLFYFNKYQFNAAVEEQSEKGIITLKDLFAFTQPEGSENILGLEACLWTEYVRTPEKAYKMLFPRLLPFAEKCWNGAKGRLSYSFMNNIANELPYLQQKGIQPFIAPPTVRGRGNDLSPIYFQNTIAVALQNIYPGAEIFYRIGGKKSFSRYRTPINLKTTNNIQVFAKLKGNPSMYSDTLNYEFHKLKYFSRPVSVAQYSLKPGLECSYYTDSISSLKDYEPKNRKWVTTSSKIEIPNIVRKDAFVLRYEGYIKVNATGIHKFLLTSDDGSMLYINDQLVIDNDGVHAPIHKEKSLLLKKGLYKIRIDYFDLAYGEQLGLSIFPNVSFHVSNENSYL from the coding sequence ATGAAAACACCTTTTCTCTGGCTCATATTAATTTTTAACTTGAGTTATGCTACAGCCTTTGCACAATGGCAATCCATTCCCTCCATTCATGGCGTTCAATCTACTGGCGAATTTCATTGGCCTGAAAAGCCTACTTATCAAAGTACACTTCCTTTTGATATTTCCCCTTTAATTATACCAGTATCTCCAAGTGCAGGGAAAAAGCCCACTATTCTTTATACCTATAAAGCTGATATCAAGGGTCAAGGATATGAAATTGAAATAAAAAATGCGACGATTGAAGTGTATTGTGCTGATCCTTCAGGGGCTTTCTATGCATTTCAAAGTATTCAACAACTTCAGCGACAGCCAGTAATATCATGTGGGAAGCTTGTCGATCATCCTTTTTACCAATGGAGAGGCCTTCATTTGGATGTTGCGCGTCATTTTTTTCCAGTTTCTTTTATTAAAGAATACATTGACTTAATGTCGCAATATAAATTGAACAAGTTACATCTTCATCTTACCGATGACCAAGCATGGCGACTTGAAATTAAAAAGTACCCTCTATTAACGGAAAAAGCAGCATTTCGAGAAAATACGGATCAATGGACTTTCTTTCCAAATGCGGTATCAGCCAGTACTCCTGAAACGGATGTTTATGGGGGATATTATTCTCAAGAGGATATCAAAGCACTTGTGGCATATGGACTTGAACGTGAGGTTGAAATTATTCCTGAGATTGAAATGCCAGGCCATTGTGCTTCGGTATTTTGGGCTTTCCCTTCGTTTTCATGTAAGGGGAAATCTTTTGAAAAAGACCCTTATAAATCTTTTGAATTTTCGGACCCTTTCTGCGCAGGAAATCCTGAGGTACAGGATTTTATCGCAGATGTAATTGAGGAGGTAAGTGCGCTTTTTCCTTCAAAATATATTCATATTGGCGGTGATGAAACCAAGCATTCATCATGGGATGATTGCCCTAAATGCCAAACATTCATGCATGATCATAATATAAATGATAGTGATGATTTGTATACCTATTTTATGGAAAATGCAGGCCGAAAAGTAAATGAAATGGGAAAACAGCCTTTGGCTTGGGATGAGGTAACAAATGGTGGTAAAATGAAAGACTTTCTAATTACCGCTTGGCAGGATAGCAGTGCTGTAAAACAAGTTATCGACAATGATTATAAAGCAGTTATTTGTAATAGTGATCTATTCTATTTTAATAAATATCAATTTAATGCAGCAGTAGAGGAGCAATCCGAAAAAGGTATCATTACTTTGAAAGATCTATTTGCTTTTACACAACCGGAAGGGTCGGAGAATATTTTAGGCTTAGAAGCCTGCCTATGGACAGAGTACGTTCGAACACCAGAAAAAGCTTATAAAATGTTGTTCCCTCGTTTATTGCCTTTTGCCGAAAAATGCTGGAATGGCGCAAAAGGTCGCTTAAGTTATTCCTTCATGAATAATATCGCCAATGAATTGCCCTATTTACAACAAAAAGGAATTCAGCCATTTATAGCACCTCCAACAGTACGAGGACGAGGGAATGATTTATCGCCCATATATTTCCAGAATACTATAGCGGTAGCTCTGCAAAATATTTATCCTGGCGCAGAAATTTTCTATCGAATTGGTGGGAAAAAGTCATTTTCCCGCTATCGTACACCAATTAATTTAAAGACTACAAACAATATACAGGTATTTGCTAAACTAAAGGGTAATCCCTCAATGTATAGTGACACATTGAATTATGAATTCCATAAGCTCAAGTATTTTTCGCGCCCTGTTTCGGTGGCGCAATATAGTCTAAAGCCAGGTCTTGAATGTAGTTACTATACGGATTCGATTAGTTCTCTTAAAGACTATGAGCCCAAAAACCGAAAATGGGTAACTACAAGCAGTAAAATCGAGATTCCTAATATTGTTCGTAAAGATGCATTTGTATTACGATACGAAGGGTACATTAAAGTGAATGCTACTGGAATACATAAATTTTTGCTGACCTCTGATGATGGGTCGATGCTTTATATCAATGATCAATTAGTGATTGATAATGATGGGGTGCATGCGCCAATACATAAGGAGAAATCACTATTGCTAAAAAAGGGGCTATATAAAATCAGAATCGATTATTTCGATTTAGCCTATGGAGAGCAGTTAGGACTTTCAATTTTCCCTAACGTTTCTTTTCATGTTTCTAATGAAAATTCATATTTATAA
- a CDS encoding hybrid sensor histidine kinase/response regulator transcription factor → MRRFLHLFALVFLLTIGAAQAENINFETLTRKDGLSHSLITNIIQDHTGYMWYGTQDGLLRYDGYKFKVFKPNKEDPKSIQSSWVTELLVDRKNQLWVRFRNGGISMYNPTSEDFMNFNHDPDDSTTISNDLSPYQTYTEQKSMQETPDGNVWMCTMNGLNKIDINSLKVTRYYKSANGLSDQITTCLFLEGKDKLWIGTTKGLNLLDLKTNKITQIKEHLHSKQITVLLKDSQNTYWAGTKANGLYRFTMDQSLNFTSFKGILTGKNQVEHIRNQGVLSLIIANDGDIYLGMHQGLFQLDQQGKVIKNITEGYSMPTIGRMIQDQQGNIWAGGSTDHVGIYKYEPHNDQLMEFDENQLQSNGFSSNKITSIYQSKGGVLWIGTSKGGLMKCNLHGRAFLRYGPSHFPDFDHMVHAIYKQDNRIYVGTQLSFDIFDTNFKLIKRYKRGKGADAVPASVVGVFGTPVKNDKLWVGYFEGKVSEFNIKTGKFHHYNIHLPEDSSKFSPWSPRSILTTSAGDTYFASITGGIMVKKNGQNYFQNLKALVKNPDHVKSSNYAFMEASDGKIWIGSVKEGIYIYDPKEYRITPFVYNDQGLSSHEIKEMYEAQNGEIWIATRYGLNRYSPLNQTIKSYLVKDGLPSNILHGILEDRKGNIWVSTNNGISRLDVNSNRFVNFYEEDGLLSNEFNERAFFKDQDGMFYFGDRMGIVKFNPNSISIDTSSPRTYISGFEINGEDNNGQSTISRSELNNKLNANQEIDLPYNFNNFAVSVSTLDFRAPQKIRYRYRLKGLDKHWNYTAHGENTIKYPFLEPGDYTLQMEASNPDGIWSGKIKENRVIISPPWYQSAWFKTLLTLIAFGTMAAFIIIYIHLIKKSKRHLEKTVKERTAELKEVNSELLAVNEELQTQQEVVINQNTELQNRQQELRQQKRNIELMAKMGRKITSSVELNRVFGEIYSNISELVDIDEMMIGQVNEKTGQLELWGVRGDVNELIKDQIDLKSEARLSAYVVRSNQYIFSNDLRVDTQNLLRYPDRKYEQKESSGVYLPLNFRNDKPLGVLVAISNKLNAFTQTDLSLLSNLASYASIAITNASAYEKLYFQSEQLKNIDKIKTDFYTNVSHEFRTPLTLIQGPVEELLHSEAIAVPDRNLLKIISRNSKLLLSLVEQIMELSRIDGGAIAFKEKKNNLGHHFETIYDSFKHLALQKRIEIIFNSTLEGLTAKYDLDVVNKIIYNLLNNSIKYTKEGGLIIFTAKMANDGLEVSISDNGDGIPEQKIDQIFNRFYRLSENDEDAIGSGIGLSIVKQLIEKMGGDISVESKYKDQFDDHGTTFTVNIPVLLSDEEVVDTPEANSQLTPVIANNEVLKMADNITKPKVMIVEDNADLRYFLYSQLEKFYFVVEAKNGVEALKLIEKEPPHLIISDIMMPEMDGISLCRRVKENEKTCHIPIILITAKDAEQDKIVGLEAGASDYITKPFKAEELFLKAKNYLNQRLSMIDHSNKSIFEEGITPLNDANPKDQEFINNIKALIEDNIENSALGIDFFCENLGVSRSWLYSKMKSLLGVSMNEFVRQCRLNLAAKILVSQKLSTAQVAYSVGFNDPKYFARCFKKEFGVGPKQYLSAKLEATIN, encoded by the coding sequence ATGAGAAGATTTTTACACCTTTTCGCGCTCGTTTTTTTATTAACCATAGGCGCAGCTCAGGCAGAAAATATCAACTTTGAGACCCTCACCAGAAAAGACGGGCTCTCTCATTCTTTGATCACCAATATCATTCAGGACCACACCGGTTATATGTGGTACGGTACTCAGGATGGTCTCTTACGCTATGACGGATACAAGTTCAAAGTCTTTAAACCCAACAAAGAAGATCCAAAGAGCATTCAGAGTTCATGGGTAACTGAACTGTTAGTCGACAGAAAGAATCAACTTTGGGTGCGCTTCAGAAACGGGGGAATCAGCATGTACAATCCTACTTCCGAGGATTTCATGAACTTCAACCACGATCCCGACGACTCGACCACAATCAGTAATGATCTCTCTCCTTATCAGACCTACACGGAGCAAAAATCCATGCAGGAAACACCGGATGGTAATGTATGGATGTGTACCATGAATGGGCTGAATAAGATTGACATCAATAGTCTGAAAGTTACTCGATATTATAAAAGTGCCAATGGATTGAGTGATCAAATTACCACCTGTTTGTTTTTGGAAGGAAAGGATAAATTATGGATTGGTACCACAAAGGGACTCAATCTACTTGACCTAAAGACAAACAAAATCACCCAAATAAAAGAGCACCTGCACAGTAAACAAATTACTGTACTATTAAAAGATAGCCAAAATACATATTGGGCCGGGACGAAAGCCAATGGCTTGTATCGATTTACGATGGACCAGTCGCTCAATTTCACCTCTTTCAAGGGAATTCTTACAGGCAAAAATCAGGTAGAGCACATCCGTAATCAAGGGGTATTGAGTTTGATCATCGCTAATGATGGCGATATTTACCTCGGAATGCATCAAGGTTTGTTTCAGCTTGATCAGCAGGGAAAGGTAATCAAAAATATTACCGAAGGATACAGTATGCCCACGATCGGACGAATGATTCAGGACCAGCAGGGAAATATTTGGGCCGGAGGGTCTACGGATCATGTGGGTATTTATAAATATGAGCCCCATAATGATCAGTTGATGGAATTTGATGAAAACCAATTGCAGTCTAATGGTTTTTCCTCCAATAAAATCACCTCTATTTATCAAAGTAAAGGTGGCGTACTGTGGATTGGTACCTCCAAGGGAGGGTTGATGAAATGCAACCTGCATGGCCGCGCATTTTTGCGTTATGGGCCGAGTCATTTCCCTGACTTCGACCATATGGTACATGCCATTTACAAACAGGACAACCGGATTTATGTAGGAACGCAGCTATCTTTTGATATTTTCGATACCAATTTTAAACTCATCAAAAGGTATAAGCGCGGAAAAGGTGCCGATGCGGTGCCAGCAAGCGTGGTGGGGGTTTTTGGAACCCCTGTAAAAAACGATAAACTATGGGTAGGATATTTTGAGGGGAAAGTCTCTGAGTTCAATATAAAAACAGGCAAATTCCACCATTACAATATCCACTTACCCGAAGACTCATCCAAATTCAGCCCCTGGTCTCCGCGATCAATTCTGACAACCTCTGCCGGCGACACTTACTTTGCTTCGATCACTGGTGGGATCATGGTGAAGAAAAATGGCCAAAATTATTTTCAAAATCTAAAGGCATTGGTCAAAAACCCAGACCATGTTAAATCCTCGAATTATGCATTTATGGAGGCTTCGGATGGTAAAATATGGATTGGATCGGTGAAGGAGGGCATCTATATTTATGATCCGAAAGAATACAGAATCACTCCTTTTGTATATAATGATCAAGGGTTGTCGAGCCATGAAATCAAAGAAATGTACGAGGCTCAAAACGGGGAAATATGGATTGCTACACGTTATGGCTTGAATCGCTATAGTCCGTTGAACCAAACGATAAAAAGTTATTTGGTGAAAGATGGATTGCCCTCCAATATTCTTCATGGCATCCTTGAAGACCGCAAAGGGAATATTTGGGTCAGTACCAACAATGGCATCAGCCGATTAGATGTAAACAGTAACCGATTTGTTAATTTCTACGAGGAAGATGGACTGCTTTCCAATGAGTTCAACGAACGGGCTTTTTTCAAAGATCAGGATGGAATGTTCTATTTTGGTGATAGAATGGGCATTGTTAAATTTAACCCCAATAGCATATCAATAGACACTTCAAGCCCACGGACTTATATCAGTGGTTTCGAGATCAATGGAGAAGACAATAATGGGCAAAGTACAATTTCAAGATCTGAATTAAATAATAAACTGAACGCAAATCAGGAGATCGACCTGCCTTATAATTTCAACAACTTTGCCGTAAGTGTATCTACCCTTGATTTTCGTGCGCCGCAAAAAATCCGCTACCGCTATCGCCTCAAAGGTCTGGATAAACATTGGAATTATACTGCCCATGGAGAAAACACCATCAAATATCCTTTTTTGGAACCCGGTGACTACACCCTGCAGATGGAAGCCTCCAACCCTGATGGTATTTGGTCGGGAAAGATCAAAGAAAACCGGGTGATCATCTCCCCTCCTTGGTATCAGTCGGCCTGGTTCAAAACTTTGTTGACTTTGATTGCTTTCGGAACCATGGCCGCCTTTATCATCATCTATATTCACCTGATTAAAAAGAGTAAACGCCACTTAGAGAAAACAGTGAAGGAAAGAACGGCGGAACTCAAAGAGGTGAACTCTGAACTTTTAGCAGTTAATGAAGAATTGCAGACCCAGCAAGAGGTGGTTATTAATCAGAATACAGAACTCCAAAATCGCCAACAGGAACTCCGTCAGCAAAAACGAAACATTGAACTGATGGCCAAAATGGGGCGGAAGATCACTTCAAGCGTAGAGCTAAATCGAGTATTTGGGGAAATTTACAGCAATATTTCTGAATTGGTGGACATCGACGAAATGATGATTGGTCAGGTGAACGAAAAAACTGGTCAGCTGGAACTTTGGGGGGTTCGTGGAGATGTTAACGAGTTGATTAAAGATCAAATTGACCTTAAATCCGAGGCGCGATTGTCTGCTTATGTCGTTCGCAGTAACCAGTATATTTTCAGTAATGACCTGCGTGTCGATACGCAGAATTTACTCCGATATCCGGACAGAAAATATGAGCAAAAAGAATCCTCCGGGGTTTATTTGCCATTGAATTTCCGGAATGATAAACCATTAGGGGTTTTAGTGGCGATTTCAAATAAACTCAATGCCTTTACACAGACAGATTTAAGTCTGCTCTCCAACTTAGCCTCTTATGCCTCGATTGCCATCACCAATGCGAGCGCCTATGAGAAACTTTATTTTCAGTCGGAGCAACTTAAAAATATTGATAAAATAAAGACTGACTTTTACACCAATGTATCTCATGAATTTCGGACGCCACTCACATTAATTCAGGGGCCTGTTGAGGAATTGTTACACTCGGAAGCTATCGCCGTACCTGATCGAAACCTGTTAAAGATTATCTCTCGAAATTCAAAGTTGCTGTTAAGTTTGGTAGAGCAGATTATGGAACTTTCCAGAATTGATGGAGGTGCAATTGCCTTTAAGGAAAAGAAAAATAACCTTGGTCACCATTTTGAAACGATTTATGATTCATTCAAACATTTAGCTTTACAGAAAAGAATCGAGATTATTTTCAATTCAACATTGGAAGGGTTAACTGCCAAATATGATTTAGATGTAGTGAACAAAATCATCTATAACTTACTGAATAACAGCATTAAATACACTAAAGAAGGTGGGCTCATTATTTTCACTGCTAAAATGGCCAATGATGGTCTCGAGGTCTCTATCTCAGATAATGGAGATGGTATTCCAGAGCAAAAAATTGATCAGATATTCAACCGTTTTTACCGCTTATCTGAGAATGATGAAGACGCCATTGGTTCTGGTATTGGGCTGTCGATTGTTAAACAGCTGATTGAAAAAATGGGGGGAGATATTAGTGTTGAAAGTAAATACAAAGATCAATTTGATGATCACGGAACGACTTTCACAGTCAATATTCCAGTGTTACTGTCTGATGAGGAAGTTGTTGATACACCAGAAGCCAACAGTCAGCTAACACCAGTCATTGCCAATAATGAGGTTTTGAAAATGGCAGACAACATCACCAAACCTAAAGTAATGATCGTTGAAGACAATGCCGATCTGAGGTATTTCCTTTACAGCCAGTTAGAAAAATTCTATTTTGTTGTTGAGGCAAAAAATGGCGTAGAGGCCCTGAAATTGATTGAAAAAGAGCCCCCTCATTTGATCATTTCTGATATTATGATGCCTGAAATGGATGGTATCAGCTTATGTCGAAGGGTGAAGGAAAATGAGAAAACTTGCCATATCCCTATCATATTAATCACGGCAAAAGATGCGGAGCAAGATAAAATTGTTGGATTAGAAGCTGGCGCTTCAGATTATATCACTAAACCTTTTAAAGCAGAAGAGCTATTTCTGAAAGCCAAAAATTATCTCAATCAACGGTTGAGCATGATTGATCATTCAAATAAAAGTATTTTTGAAGAAGGGATTACGCCATTAAACGACGCCAATCCTAAGGATCAGGAATTTATTAATAATATAAAAGCGTTAATCGAAGATAATATTGAAAACTCCGCTTTGGGCATTGATTTTTTCTGTGAGAATTTGGGAGTAAGCAGGTCGTGGTTGTACAGCAAAATGAAATCCCTCTTAGGCGTATCGATGAATGAGTTCGTTCGCCAATGTCGATTAAATTTAGCCGCAAAAATTCTGGTGAGTCAAAAGCTTTCAACCGCTCAGGTCGCCTATTCGGTGGGTTTCAACGATCCGAAATATTTTGCCCGTTGTTTCAAGAAAGAATTTGGTGTTGGTCCGAAACAATATTTATCAGCGAAACTCGAAGCGACAATAAATTAG